Below is a window of Candidatus Bathyarchaeota archaeon DNA.
CTGATTTAGAGCGCAAGTATTTGCTCCATCAGCTCCTTCCTCTTGCACGTGATGTTGGTGTTAATCAGGAATTGAGGGGGTGGAGCTGGTTTCAGCCTCCGTTAAAGCCCTATCATGAGGGGGTGAGGTTGCCTATGTATGCTGTTGCTTCTAAGTATTGTCCGATTGGCAGGGATGTTTATCTCCATAATGTTGAGGGAGTTCCTCCGAAGCCTTCAATAAACGTGGCTTTAGGTAAGATGTTTCATGGTGTCGTCAGTGATTGTCTTCTTTCTTTTCTTCAGCAGCGGCGGTTTTCGTTTGAGGAGTGGTGGAGGAAAATTCGTTGGGATGAGATTCCAGAGAAGCCTGAGAACGTATATGAGCCGTCAAGGATTGTTTGGGATTTTGTGTCAAAGCTTTGTGAGGCGAGGATTGCTGAGGTGTCTAGTAGGCAGCCTTATGCCTCCAGCTATGATGTAATATCTTCGGCTCTTCCGTTTTTGGTTGAGCATAAGATCTCGGGTGAACTTCTTGGGTTGAGTGGGATACTTAGCCTAGACTGCTATGACTATCTGCATGCCATAATGTTTGACCTGAAGGTTAATGATGAGCCGAAAGATTGGCATAGGCTAGCGCCTGTAGGCTACTCAATCGTATTCGAGAGTGTTTATGAGGTTCCTGTGGATATCTGCTGCATAGTGTATCTCAATATCAGGAACGGTCGCATAAGCATCAACAAGAATCTCTTCTTTGCATCG
It encodes the following:
- the cas4a gene encoding type I-A CRISPR-associated protein Cas4/Csa1, translating into MSDLERKYLLHQLLPLARDVGVNQELRGWSWFQPPLKPYHEGVRLPMYAVASKYCPIGRDVYLHNVEGVPPKPSINVALGKMFHGVVSDCLLSFLQQRRFSFEEWWRKIRWDEIPEKPENVYEPSRIVWDFVSKLCEARIAEVSSRQPYASSYDVISSALPFLVEHKISGELLGLSGILSLDCYDYLHAIMFDLKVNDEPKDWHRLAPVGYSIVFESVYEVPVDICCIVYLNIRNGRISINKNLFFASEELRQWWIEERDKKLEIVAEGKDPGLPNRSQCREDCMYFEACYG